The window GTTGGGGCCGACAACACGGCCCCAACCTAATTTTTCAATCGCCCCCATTGGTTTTTCGATTTGCCCCCGCCTGGCACGCAATGGCCTAATTGGAGCTTTGTCATGGAAGGCTCCCACATGGAAAACGTTAGAGCTTCAAGCGCTCATGCCGTCTGGCTGATGATCAGCGTGATACTGGTCGCGCTCAACCTGCGACCCTCGATGGCCGCTGTCGGGCCGCTGCTTTCGGCGATTCGCGGCGATATCCCACTCAGCTTCAGTGCTGCCGCCCTGCTGACCATGCTGCCGGTCATGGCCATGGGCCTGGCGATGTTTCTCGGCATGCGCCTGGCGCTGCGCTTCGGTGAACACCGCACCATCGTCGTGTCGCTGCTGGTGATCGGCCTGGCGACCGCTTCGCGCCTGTACCTGAACAGCACCGCCGAACTGATCCTCAGTGCGGTCCTGGCCGGCCTCGGGATCGCCCTGATTCAGGCGGTGATGCCGGCGCTGATCAAGTCACGCTTCAGCCACAACGTGTCGCTGTTCATGGGCGTGTATGTCACCTCGATCATGGGGGGCGCCGCAGTCGCCGCGTCGTTCTCACCCTTCGTGCTGGCCCAGACCGGCAGTTGGCGGATCAGCCTGGCGATCTGGGCCGCGCTGGCCCTGGTCGGGCTGATCTTCTGGTACGCCCAGCGCTCGGCGGTACCGGTGCTACCGCCCGCACCGGGCAACACCCGGCGCGAATCGTTCGTCAGCAACTCGCGGGCCTGGCTGCTGGCGATTTTCTTCGGCCTCGGCACCGCCTCCTACACCTGCGTACTGGCCTGGCTGGCCCCCTACTACGTGGAAAAAGGCTGGAGTGAACAGAGCGCCGGCCTGCTGCTGGGCCTGTTGACCGCCATGGAAGTGGTATCCGGCCTGGTCACGCCGGCGCTGGCCAACCGCAGCCAGGATCGACGGCTGGTGCTGGCCGTGCTGCTGGGCCTGATCATTGCCGGCTTCTGCGGCCTGATTCTCAGCCCGCAACACTTCACCCTGCTCTGGCCATGCCTGCTGGGCCTGGGTATCGGCGGCCTGTTCCCGATGAGCCTGATCGTCTCCCTCGATCACCTGGAAGACCCTCGTCGCGCCGGTGGCCTGACCGCCTTCGTGCAAGGCATCGGCTACCTGATCGCGGGGCTGTCACCCCTGATCGCCGGGGTGATCCGCGACCAGCTGGGCAGTTTCGAGTGGGCCTGGTGGTCGCTGACCGCCGTGATGGCGGTGATGATCCTGATGGTGCTGCGGTTCAACCCCAAGCATTACGCCCAGCACATCCAGTAACCATCGGCGGCCCTTTCCAGCTCTCCCGCCAGGCCGCCCGGCCTGGCTCGAAAGGGCCGCCTCCTCTTCCGAACCCCCAATGCCCTGCCCCATGCGTGTACGCACACCGTCTGGTG of the Pseudomonas vanderleydeniana genome contains:
- a CDS encoding cyanate transporter, translating into MENVRASSAHAVWLMISVILVALNLRPSMAAVGPLLSAIRGDIPLSFSAAALLTMLPVMAMGLAMFLGMRLALRFGEHRTIVVSLLVIGLATASRLYLNSTAELILSAVLAGLGIALIQAVMPALIKSRFSHNVSLFMGVYVTSIMGGAAVAASFSPFVLAQTGSWRISLAIWAALALVGLIFWYAQRSAVPVLPPAPGNTRRESFVSNSRAWLLAIFFGLGTASYTCVLAWLAPYYVEKGWSEQSAGLLLGLLTAMEVVSGLVTPALANRSQDRRLVLAVLLGLIIAGFCGLILSPQHFTLLWPCLLGLGIGGLFPMSLIVSLDHLEDPRRAGGLTAFVQGIGYLIAGLSPLIAGVIRDQLGSFEWAWWSLTAVMAVMILMVLRFNPKHYAQHIQ